The Camelina sativa cultivar DH55 chromosome 14, Cs, whole genome shotgun sequence genome includes a window with the following:
- the LOC104741101 gene encoding F-box protein At1g11270-like: MLLKRHRSSENQTTKRHRCSSEALLLPLHFVELILERLPVKSLLRFKSVSNKWKSTIESRYFQDQWFLRRKKSRGPDVLCVAIGDDYYNNINQGYYEAAPRDTVLLGSSVVSKIRLPITNMMLCHGSCDGLLCSYCSYTPSVMINPATRWQQSFPLSNYQQLCIDMVDKKQYLFPMPKLGFGKDKFRGTYKPVWLYNLSEFGLENVTTCEVFDFSKNAWRYVVPASPYKINDVSYPVHFDGSLYWLTLCEETKVLSFDLHTETFQVICKAPFPRSSDRFKSLNYIMCILDNRLGVSEKKGTTQVIWSLDSSGGNKTWKKLCSIDYAKTLFGVKPIHPLAPIEILDENKLLLQDNDYLVMHDLHTKSYDSLLEPEPIEYPVSYFQSLFSVSSN, encoded by the coding sequence ATGTTGTTGAAAAGACATCGCTCGAGtgaaaaccaaacaacaaaaagacaTCGTTGCTCCAGCGAGGCATTGCTGCTACCACTCCATTTTGTAGAGCTCATCCTGGAGAGGCTTCCTGTGAAATCTCTCCTAAGATTCAAGTCTGTATCCAACAAGTGGAAATCGACAATCGAGTCCCGGTATTTCCAAGACCAATGGTTTCTCCGTCGTAAGAAATCACGAGGTCCAGATGTCCTTTGCGTAGCCATTGGTGatgattattataataatattaatcaagGTTATTACGAAGCAGCTCCAAGGGATACAGTTTTGTTGGGGTCTTCCGTAGTTTCTAAGATCAGGCTCCCTATTACAAACATGATGCTCTGCCATGGTAGTTGTGACGGTCTTCTATGCAGTTATTGTTCTTACACTCCTAGTGTCATGATCAATCCCGCCACGAGATGGCAACAAAGTTTTCCTCTTTCCAACTACCAACAGCTCTGCATCGACATGGTCGACAAAAAGCAGTATCTCTTCCCAATGCCTAAGCTTGGATTTGGCAAAGACAAGTTTAGGGGCACTTACAAGCCGGTATGGTTGTATAATTTATCCGAATTTGGACTAGAAAACGTTACAACTTGTGAAGTTTTCGATTTTAGCAAAAACGCTTGGAGGTACGTTGTCCCTGCTTCTCCTTATAAGATAAATGATGTCAGTTATCCTGTGCACTTTGATGGGTCACTTTACTGGCTCACCCTTTGCGAAGAAACTAAGGTGTTATCTTTCGATCTTCACACTGAAACTTTTCAAGTCATCTGTAAAGCCCCCTTTCCTCGCTCAAGTGACCGTTTCAAGTCTCTAAACTACATCATGTGCATCCTCGACAATCGCTTGGGCGTATCCGAGAAGAAGGGGACAACCCAAGTGATATGGTCGTTAGATTCTTCAGGCGGCAACAAGACATGGAAGAAACTGTGTTCGATAGATTACGCAAAAACTTTGTTTGGGGTGAAACCCATCCACCCGTTGGCACCAATTGAAATTCTTGACGAGAATAAGTTATTGCTTCAAGATAATGATTACTTGGTGATGCATGATCTCCATACCAAATCTTATGATTCACTCTTAGAACCTGAACCCATTGAATATCctgtttcttattttcaaagtttattttctgtttcatcAAACTAA
- the LOC104741100 gene encoding uncharacterized protein LOC104741100, which yields MNCLSHARSYISLGILKRSSYVTSQIPWNQCFFHTPSKSCLKPAFGLSKVHFFSSRSKSGKSKMSSSTVVSVADKEKDAFFVVRKGDVIGIYKDLSDCQAQVGSSVFDPPVSVYKGYSLPKDAEEYLSSVGMKKPLYSIRASDLKDDIFGALTPCLFQEPNVKVSEEKDTSEMKSKDRIQDNETDQLPSASMSVESLEKLANNSLEETCFIEFDGASKGNPGLSGAAAVLKTEDGSLICRLRQGLGIATNNAAEYRALILGLKYAVEKGYKKIKVKGDSKLVCMQIKGKWKVNHEVLAKLHKEAKQLCDKCVSFEISHVLRNLNADADEQANLAVRLPEGEVEVA from the exons ATGAACTGCTTGTCTCATGCGCGTTCATACATTTCCTTGGGGATACTTAAGAGATCTAGCTATGTCACTTCTCAAATTCCATGGAACCAATGCTTCTTCCATACGCCTTCAAAATCCTGTTTAAAGCCTGCCTTTGGACTATCTAAAGTTCATTTCTTTTCCTCGAGATCAAAGTCTGGTAAATCCAAGATGTCTTCTTCAACCGTTGTTTCTGTTGCGGATAAAGAAAAGGACGCGTTTTTCGTTGTTCGGAAGGGTGATGTTATTGGAATTTACAAGGATTTGAGTGATTGTCAAGCTCAAGTTGGATCTTCT GTGTTTGATCCTCCGGTTAGTGTTTATAAAGGATACTCGTTGCCGAAAGACGCAGAGGAGTATCTTTCTTCTGTTGGGATGAAGAAACCACTCTACAGTATTAGAGCTTCAGACTTGAAAGATGATATCTTTGGTGCTCTCACGCCATGTCTTTTTCAG GAGCCTAATGTCAAAGTATCTGAAGAAAAAGATACCTCAGAGATGAAGTCGAAAGATAGAATTCAAGACAACGAAACA GATCAGCTTCCATCAGCTTCTATGTCAGTTGAATCTTTGGAAAAGCTTGCTAATAATTCCTTAGAA GAAACTTGCTTTATTGAATTTGATGGTGCATCAAAGGGAAATCCCGGTCTCTCTGGCGCAGCAGCGGTACTGAAAACTGAGGACGGAAGCTTG ATTTGTAGACTGCGTCAAGGTTTAGGAATTGCCACAAACAATGCAGCAGAATACCGTGCGTTAATCCTAGGATTGAAGTATGCTGTTGAGAAAGgttacaagaaaattaaagtGAAAGGTGACTCCAAGCTGGTGTGTATGCAG ATCAAAGGTAAATGGAAGGTAAACCATGAGGTACTCGCGAAGCTCCACAAGGAAGCAAAACAACTTTGCGATAAATGTGTCTCTTTCGAGATCAGTCATGTACTAAGG AATTTGAACGCTGATGCGGATGAACAAGCAAACTTGGCTGTCCGCCTTCCCG AAGGAGAAGTTGAAGTGGCGTGA
- the LOC104741098 gene encoding probable mannan synthase 10, which produces MNTFLKSLIFLQDSCLAFLSLLFHGGSSEDVAAAPKKLEATINGVKISIDTTWTRRLRSLLIVPIFKYLVAFCLIISVLVFVEGIYMNLVVLYVKLFKRKPEKIYKWEPMPEDIELGHETYPMVLVQIPMYNEKEVLHLSIGAACRLIWPMDRLIIQVLDDSTDQTIKELVNTECAKWESKGVNIKCERRDNRNGYKAGALKQGMNHNYVKLCNYVVIFDADFQPEPDYLQRSVPFLVHNPEVALVQARWRFMNANKCLMTRMQEVSLNYHFMAEQESGSTRHAFFSFNGTAGVWRMAAMEEAGGWHDRTTVEDMDLAVRAGLLGWKFVFLNDLTVKSELPSKYKAFRFQQHRWSCGPANLFRKMIMEIIRNKRVTIWKKLYMMYSFFFLRKIIVHCFTFFFYCVILPTSVFFPEVNIPAWSTFYVPSMITLCIVIATPRSFYLVIFWILFENVMSMHRTKGTFIGILEGGRVNEWVVTEKLGDALKTNLLSRTRKPSNGLLERVNFKEIMVGTYILCCACYALAFGNTFLYLYLFMQAIAFLVSGVGFVGT; this is translated from the exons atgaatacGTTTCTGAAGTCACTCATCTTCTTACAAGATTCATGTCTTGCCTTCCTCTCTCTACTG TTCCATGGAGGGAGTTCTGAAGATGTAGCTGCAGCTCCAAAGAAGCTTGAAGCCACCATAAACGGTGTGAAGATAAGTATCGACACGACATGGACACGACGATTGAGGAGTTTGCTCATAGTTCCCATTTTCAAGTATTTGGTggctttttgtttgataatctCCGTCTTAGTTTTCGTAGAGGGTATATACATGAACCTTGTAGTGCTTTACGTCAAGTTGTTTAAGCGAAAACCCGAAAAAATCTACAAATGGGAGCCGATGCCGGAGGACATCGAGCTCGGACATGAGACATACCCCATGGTTCTTGTACAAATCCCAATGTACAACGAAaaagag GTCCTTCATTTATCTATAGGTGCTGCATGTAGACTAATATGGCCGATGGACCGCCTAATTATTCAAGTTTTAGATGATTCCACTGATCAAACCATCAAG GAGCTGGTGAACACAGAGTGTGCAAAATGGGAAAGCAAAGGCGTAAATATTAAGTGTGAGAGGAGAGACAACAGAAATGGCTACAAAGCCGGAGCTCTTAAACAAGGCATGAATCACAACTACGTGAAGCTATGCAACTATGTTGTCATCTTCGACGCAGACTTTCAACCGGAGCCTGATTACCTCCAACGCTCTGTCCCCTTTCTCGTTCACAACCCTGAGGTCGCTCTAGTTCAAGCCCGATGGAGATTCA TGAACGCAAACAAGTGCTTGATGACGAGGATGCAAGAGGTGTCCCTCAACTACCACTTCATGGCAGAGCAAGAATCTGGATCCACTAGACATGCCTTCTTTAGCTTCAATG GAACTGCTGGTGTATGGAGAATGGCGGCAATGGAAGAAGCTGGAGGATGGCATGACCGGACCACCGTAGAGGACATGGACTTGGCAGTTCGGGCTGGTCTACTCGGCTGGAAATTTGTCTTCCTCAATGACCTCACG GTGAAAAGCGAGCTACCAAGCAAATATAAGGCTTTTAGATTCCAGCAACATCGATGGTCTTGTGGTCCAGCTAATCTCTTCAGGAAAATGATTATGGAGATTATTCGCAATAAG AGAGTGACGATTTGGAAGAAGTTGTATATGATGTATAGCTTCTTTTTCTTACGGAAGATCATAGTCCACtgcttcactttcttcttctactgtgTTATTCTTCCTACAAGTGTCTTCTTTCCTGAAGTCAACATTCCAGCCTGGTCAACTTTCTACGTTCCCTCTATGATCACTCTCTGCATCGTCATTGCGACACCAAG gTCATTCTACCTTGTGATATTTTGGATCTTGTTTGAAAACGTAATGTCTATGCATCGGACAAAGGGTACTTTCATTGGCATACTCGAAGGAGGAAGAGTGAACGAATGGGTTGTAACTGAGAAATTAGGAGATGCTCTTAAGACTAATTTACTTTCTCGGACAAGAAAACCTAGTAACGGACTCCTTGAAAG AGTAAACTTCAAGGAGATAATGGTGGGGACATACATATTGTGTTGTGCTTGCTATGCTCTTGCTTTTGGAAACACATTCCTATATCTCTATCTTTTCATGCAAGCAATTGCTTTTCTTGTttccggtgttggctttgttGGAACTTAA
- the LOC104741096 gene encoding uncharacterized protein LOC104741096, whose amino-acid sequence MDPAGASVASDIGGEGEKFAVGNIYLIKVITGDEFRGIVMAYDPIPNFVFFEEGSKPRPGHLKNTRMVNASFITGVSYLGKAEDPLDTDKCSVDLHGLRAKEALAIRQAEADAERMGVGVTAEAQSIFDALSKTLPVQWENSDILVMKEVRVRSPYFSDCVFGGTDAANNRVKKVLDLERRRLQLGT is encoded by the exons ATGGATCCAGCAGGAGCATCGGTGGCCAGCGATataggaggagaaggagagaagttCGCGGTGGggaatatttatttaatcaaggTGATCACCGGAGATGAGTTCCGAGGGATCGTCATGGCTTACGACCCTATTCCCAACTTCGTCTTTTTTG AAGAGGGATCGAAACCTAGACCTGGGCATTTGAAGAACACAAGGATGGTGAATGCGAGTTTTATTACAGGGGTTTCGTATTTAGGCAAAGCTGAAGATCCGCTTGATACAGACAAGTGTTCTGTTGATCTTCATGGTCTCCGAGCTAAAGAGGCACTTGCTATCAG GCAAGCGGAAGCAGATGCTGAGAGAATGGGAGTTGGTGTTACAGCAGAGGCCCAGAGCATCTTCGACGCTTTGTCTAAGAC GCTTCCTGTGCAATGGGAAAACTCAGACATTCTGGTGATGAAAGAAGTACGCGTTCGTAGCCCGTATTTTTCAGATTGTGTCTTTGGTGGAACTGATGCTGCCAACAACCGAGTCAAGAAAGTG CTTGATCTGGAGAGACGAAGGTTGCAACTTGGCACATGA
- the LOC104741094 gene encoding uncharacterized protein LOC104741094, protein MSSSVILSTKSEIIIVSVSMAAVTITLALSVDPLKPSQPTKFGFSSSSSLPRYPLLYSCKSHRSTSNLRFAFPPSHSPVSTVTETGDEEATKSTGSYAFLEESFRTGRFLSNDELEKLKTLEGFAYFQELESGTMWVRVMRSDEMDSTVHLLAESFGESMLLPSGYQSVLRFLVKQYLIERREVLPHAVTLVGFFRKKTTDGCSDGEEAEMAGTVEVCLDKRGANASPPSPTPPKESPYICNMTVKEDLRRRGIGWHLLKASEELISQISPSKDVYLHCRMVDEAPFNMYKKAGYEVVKTDTVLVLLMLQRRKHLMRKKLPPCCTSPSDTVDIERSENELTSSANA, encoded by the exons ATGTCGTCGTCAGTTATTTTATCCACCAAATCGGAGATAATCATCGTCTCTGTATCAATGGCGGCCGTAACCATCACACTCGCTTTGTCTGTTGATCCTCTCAAACCAAGCCAACCAACGAAGTTTGgattctcctcttcttcttctttgcctaGATATCCTTTACTCTACTCGTGTAAATCTCACCGTTCCACCTCCAACCTCAGATTCGCTTTCCCTCCTTCGCATTCTCCAGTCTCGACAGTTACAGAAAcgggagatgaagaagctacGAAATCAACCGGAAGCTACGCGTTTCTAGAGGAATCGTTTCGCACCGGGAGGTTTTTGAGCAACGACGAGTTGGAGAAGTTGAAAACTCTCGAAGGGTTTGCGTATTTTCAGGAGCTTGAATCTGGGACGATGTGGGTTCGGGTTATGAGATCTGATGAGATGGACTCGACGGTGCATCTCTTGGCTGAGTCATTTGGCGAATCGATGCTATTGCCTTCTGGTTATCAGTCTGTGTTACGGTTTTTGGTTAAGCAGTATTTGATTGAGAGGAGAGAAGTGTTGCCACACGCAGTGACCTTAGTTGGGTTCTTTAGGAAAAAAACTACTGATGGGTGTAGTGATGGAGAGGAGGCTGAGATGGCTGGTACTGTAGAGGTGTGTTTGGATAAACGTGGCGCTAATGCTTCACCTCCTTCCCCAACTCCTCCTAAGGAATCACCTTATATTTGCAACATGACTGTGAAAGAAGATCTTAGAAG GAGGGGAATTGGATGGCATTTGTTGAAGGCGAGTGAGGAACTGATATCTCAGATTAGTCCATCAAAGGATGTATATTTGCATTGTAGGATGGTGGATGAAGCTCCGTTCAATATGTACAAAAAAGCAGGGTATGAGGTTGTGAAGACAGATACTGTTTTGGTGCTTTTGATGTTACAACGGCGTAAGCATTTGATGCGCAAAAAGCTTCCACCTTGTTGCACCAGTCCTTCGGATACGGTAGATATAGAGAGGTCTGAAAATGAGCTCACCTCATCTGCTAATGCGTGA
- the LOC104741103 gene encoding peroxidase 6, giving the protein MKFFGLPLFILLSLPYLLQANLSSDYYSKTCPEFEQTLVQIVTDKQIAAPTTAAGTLRLFFHDCMVDGCDASILVASTPRKTSERDADINRSLPGDAFEVITRVKTALELKCPNVVSCSDILVGATRSLITMVGGPKVNVKFGRKDSLVSDMNRVEGKLARPNMTMDHIISIFESSGLTVQEMVALVGAHTIGFSHCKEFASRIFNKSGEHGPVGMNPKYAAELRKLCANYTKDEEMSAFNDVFTPGKFDNMYYKNLKHGYGLLQSDHAIAFDNRTRSLVDLYAENETAFFDAFAKAMEKVSEKNVKTGKLGEVRRRCDQYNDYKG; this is encoded by the coding sequence ATGAAATTTTTTGGGTTACCTCTGTTTATTCTCTTATCGTTACCGTATCTCCTTCAAGCCAATCTCTCGTCTGATTATTACAGCAAAACATGTCCTGAGTTCGAGCAAACACTCGTCCAAATCGTAACCGATAAACAAATCGCTGCTCCGACAACAGCCGCAGGAACGCTCCGTCTCTTTTTCCACGATTGCATGGTCGATGGCTGCGACGCATCGATCCTCGTCGCTTCAACTCCACGTAAAACCTCTGAACGTGACGCTGACATCAACCGCTCTCTCCCTGGAGATGCATTTGAAGTAATCACACGTGTCAAAACCGCCCTCGAGCTGAAATGTCCCAACGTCGTTTCTTGCTCGGATATTCTCGTCGGTGCAACACGTAGCTTGATCACAATGGTCGGAGGTCCAAAGGTTAACGTCAAGTTCGGTCGGAAAGATAGTCTTGTCTCGGATATGAACCGCGTTGAAGGAAAGCTAGCTCGTCCTAACATGACTATGGATCATATCATTTCGATTTTTGAGTCTAGTGGTTTGACCGTTCAAGAGATGGTTGCTCTTGTTGGTGCTCACACGATTGGTTTCTCTCATTGCAAAGAGTTCGCGAGTCGGATCTTTAACAAGTCCGGTGAACACGGTCCTGTGGGGATGAATCCTAAATACGCGGCTGAGCTGAGGAAGCTGTGTGCGAATTACACCAAGGACGAAGAGATGTCTGCGTTTAACGACGTGTTCACCCCTGGGAAATTTGATAATATGTATTACAAGAATTTGAAGCATGGCTACGGGCTGCTACAGTCGGATCACGCGATTGCGTTTGATAACAGGACGCGGTCGTTGGTGGATCTTTACGCGGAGAACGAAACCGCGTTTTTTGATGCGTTTGCGAAGGCGATGGAGAAAGTTAGTGAGAAAAATGTGAAGACGGGGAAGCTTGGTGAAGTAAGAAGACGGTGTGATCAATACAATGACTACAAGGGTTAA
- the LOC104741102 gene encoding UDP-glycosyltransferase 74B1, translating to MGEETKTKLKAHVVILPYPVQGHLNPMVQFAKRLVSKTVKVTIATTTYTASSITTPSLSVEPISDGFDFIPLGIPGFSVDTYSESFKLHGSETLTRVIENHKSTDSPIDCLVYDSFLPWGLEVARSMNVSAAAFFTNNLTVCSVMRKFSNGELTLPADSNWATFRVRGLPSLSYNELPSFVGRHWSTHPEHGRVLLNQFLNHEDADWLFVNGFEGLEETQDCEDGESEAMRGTLIGPMIPSAYLDDRIRDDRDYGASLLKPRSEECMEWLETKPVQSVVFISFGSFGILSEKQLTEIAIALQESNLNFLWVIREAHIKKLPEGFVESTKDKALLVSWCNQLEVLAHESIGCFLTHCGWNSTLEGLSLGVPMVGVPQWSDQMNDAKFVEDVWKVGYRAKEEAGEGIVKSKEVVRCLKGVMEGESSLKIRESSKKWKDLAGKAMSEGGSSDRSINEFIESLVKKH from the exons AtgggagaagaaacaaaaaccaaactcaaagCCCACGTCGTCATCTTACCATACCCAGTTCAAGGCCACCTTAACCCAATGGTTCAATTCGCTAAACGTCTAGTCTCCAAAACCGTAAAAGTCACAATCGCCACCACTACCTACACCGCCTCCTCAATCACAACACCATCACTCTCCGTCGAACCAATCTCCGACGGATTCGATTTCATCCCCTTAGGTATCCCTGGTTTCAGCGTCGACACTTACTCCGAATCCTTCAAGCTCCACGGATCCGAAACCCTAACTCGCGTAATCGAGAATCACAAATCCACTGATTCGCCCATCGATTGTTTAGTCTACGATTCGTTTCTTCCTTGGGGACTCGAAGTCGCTAGATCTATGAATGTTTCAGCTGCTGCTTTCTTCACTAACAACCTCACTGTTTGTTCTGTGATGCGTAAATTCTCAAACGGCGAGCTCACTCTCCCCGCGGATTCTAACTGGGCGACGTTTCGAGTCCGTGGCTTGCCGTCGTTGAGTTACAATGAGTTGCCTTCGTTTGTGGGTCGTCACTGGTCTACTCACCCGGAGCATGGGAGGGTTCTTCTGAATCAGTTCCTTAACCATGAAGATGCTGATTGGTTATTCGTTAATGGCTTTGAAGGTTTAGAAGAAACACAA GATTGTGAAGATGGTGAGTCAGAGGCAATGAGGGGGACGTTGATTGGACCGATGATTCCATCGGCGTATCTTGATGATCGGATAagagatgatagagattatGGTGCGAGTTTGTTGAAACCGAGATCAGAGGAATGTATGGAGTGGCTTGAGACTAAGCCGGTTCAGTCGGTTGTGTTTATCTCGTTTGGTTCGTTTGGGATTCTGTCTGAGAAGCAACTCACGGAGATAGCTATTGCTTTACAAGAATCCAACTTGAACTTTTTGTGGGTGATTAGAGAAGCTCATATCAAGAAACTGCCGGAAGGGTTCGTGGAGTCGACTAAAGACAAAGCGTTGTTGGTTTCTTGGTGTAACCAGCTTGAGGTTTTAGCTCATGAGTCGATCGGTTGCTTTTTGACTCACTGTGGTTGGAACTCTACATTGGAAGGGTTGAGTTTGGGGGTTCCTATGGTGGGTGTGCCTCAGTGGAGTGATCAGATGAATGATGCTAAGTTTGTGGAGGACGTTTGGAAAGTTGGGTATAGAGCGAAAGAGGAAGCTGGTGAAGGGATTGTGAAGAGCAAAGAGGTGGTGAGGTGTTTGAAAGGAGTGATGGAAGGAGAGAGTAGTTTGAAGATTAGAGAGAGTTCGAAGAAGTGGAAAGATTTGGCTGGCAAGGCAATGAGTGAAGGAGGAAGCTCTGATCGGAGCATTAACGAGTTTATAGAGAGTTTAGTGAAGAAACATtga
- the LOC104741099 gene encoding uncharacterized protein LOC104741099 yields MLTKALRILRPRSILGSFLHRRSVYFSTPSPTLSPGAISRTTADIDADEAIAYSDPTDSPTSIPAIMPGSLQPRVVVYDGVCHLCHGGVKWIIKADKYRKIKFCCLQSKAAEPYLEVSGVTREDVQKRFLFIEGLGYYHQASTAALRVVSYLPLPYSALNAFSIVPTPLRDSVYDYVAKHRYDWFGKAEDCLVLKDKEMLERFIDRDELNDRS; encoded by the exons ATGTTGACGAAGGCGCTTCGGATTTTGAGACCCAGGTCTATCCTGGGAAGTTTTCTCCACCGTCGATCGGTTTACTTCTCTACTCCGTCGCCGACTTTGTCTCCCGGAGCTATTTCCCGTACGACGGCTGACATTGACGCCGATGAAGCTATTGCGTACTCGGACCCAACTGATTCGCCGACTTCGATTCCGGCGATTATGCCTGGTAGCCTCCAGCCACGTGTCGTTGTGTACGACGGAGTCTGTCATCTTTGCCATGGAG GTGTGAAGTGGATAATCAAAGCTGATAAGTACAGGAAGATCAAGTTCTGTTGCCTTCAGTCTAAAGCAGCTGAGCCTTATCTAGAAGTGAGTGGTGTTACTAGAGAGGATGTTCAGAAGCGTTTTCTCTTCATTGAAGGTCTCGGGTATTACCATCAGGCATCAACCG CTGCACTCCGAGTGGTATCGTACTTACCTCTGCCTTATTCAGCATTGAACGCTTTCTCCATAGTTCCCACTCCTCTGAGAGACTCAGTGTATGACTACGTAGCAAAGCACCGGTATGACTGGTTTGGAAAAGCTGAGGATTGCTTGGTTCTGAAAGACAAAGAGATGTTGGAGCGGTTTATAGACCGAGATGAACTCAATGATCGAAGCTAA
- the LOC104741097 gene encoding paired amphipathic helix protein Sin3-like 3, whose amino-acid sequence MVRTRLSAKAAMDDTVSYLTAVKEAFRVEPAKFKEFLKILNDFKNHRMYKDSGIARMTELIKGHPKLLLGLSVFLPKAKTTIPAAKANKVLGQSQTISVIKVSPELTTLNKSAYLASLKEAFRNESGKYNEWHNILKDFKPLCRIDEATVISRMEELMKNHRKLLLSFSVFLSAGAKITIPPEAEQHITSAGMTISPEAEQHITSAGDKMIISPEVEQHIVSDNNKRKRAKCDDPDYDPDIVNKPKV is encoded by the exons ATGGTTAGAACACGCTTATCAGCCAAGGCAGCTATGGATGATACGGTTTCATACCTCACTGCTGTGAAGGAAGCATTTCGTGTTGAACCTGCCAAATTTAAGGAATTTCTCAAGatcttaaatgattttaaaaatcatcg AATGTATAAAGATAGTGGCATTGCAAGGATGACTGAGCTCATTAAAGGGCACCCAAAGCTGCTTCTTGGTCTCAGTGTCTTCCTTCCCAAGGCTAAGACAACCATCCCTGCAGCCAAGGCTAACAAAGTGTTAGGCCAATCTCAAACAATATCCGTCATAAAAGTATCACCGGAGCTAACGACGCTTAATAAGTCTGCTTACTTGGCTTCTTTGAAAGAGGCATTTCGTAATGAATCTGGAAAGTATAATGAATGGCacaatattttgaaagattttaaa CCTCTTTGTAGAATTGATGAGGCTACTGTCATTTCAAGGATGGAGGAGCTCATGAAAAACCACCGGAAGCTTCTTCTCAGTTTCAGCGTCTTCCTTTCAGCTGGGGCTAAGATAACCATCCCTCCCGAGGCTGAACAACATATTACGTCAGCTGGGATGACCATCTCTCCCGAGGCTGAGCAACATATTACATCAGCTGGGGATAAGATGATCATCTCTCCCGAGGTTGAGCAACATATTGTGTCCgataataacaaaagaaagcGAGCTAAGTGTGATGATCCAGATTATGATCCAGATATTGTGAACAAGCCTAAGGTATAA
- the LOC104741104 gene encoding chaperone protein dnaJ 16-like yields the protein MPGHRSKSEKKDGDKQLRRDPYEVLGVLRNSTDQEIKSSYRKLALKYHPDKTANDPIAADMFKEVTFSYNILSDPEKRRQYDSAGFEAVEAESQELELDLSSLGAVNTVFAALFSKLGVPIKTSVSATILEEALNGRVSVDPLVLGQVVSKKVEKQCAHFYAVTITEEEVSAGLVCRVESSSKSKFKLLYFDQEANSGLSLALQEDSRRTGKITSAGMYFLGFPVYRLDHTVNSMAQAKDPESAFFKKLDGFQQCEVTELKAGTHVFAVYGDNFFKSVGYTIQVLCAAAFTQEKEDLRSVEAQILTKRAELSKFETEYREVLVQFTDMTSRYAQEMQSIDELLKQRNEIHSAYTTIPLMKRSSSKNRLRKGSFKKSAAKAPAPTEREEDEEQEEEEEEESSRQKNKKPNTCDKSETLKKKSKWFNLHLKLDKKKPC from the exons ATGCCAGGTCATAGATCCAAGTCGGAGAAGAAGGATGGTGATAAGCAGCTCCGTCGTGACCCTTACGAGGTTTTAGGAGTCTTAAGGAACTCTACTGATCAGGAAATTAAGAGCTCTTATCGCAAATTGGCTCTCAA GTACCATCCTGATAAGACTGCCAATGACCCGATTGCAGCTGATATGTTTAAGGAGGTCACGTTTTCCTACAACATCTTATCTGATCCGGAGAAACGCCGCCAGTATGATTCAGCAGGTTTTGAG GCTGTTGAAGCAGAAAGCCAAGAGCTGGAGCTAGATCTCTCAAGTTTAGGAGCTGTGAATACTGTGTTTGCAGCTTTGTTtag CAAACTTGGTGTGCCAATAAAAACATCTGTATCTGCAACTATTTTGGAGGAGGCTCTTAATGGCAGAGTTTCAGTTGATCCTCTTGTACTTGGACAAGTTGTCTCTAAAAAG gttgaAAAGCAATGTGCACACTTTTATGCTGTCACAATAACAGAGGAGGAAGTAAGTGCTGGTCTGGTCTGCAGAGTAGAATCATCTAGCAAAAGCAAATTCAAG TTGCTGTATTTTGATCAAGAGGCCAACAGCGGATTGAGCCTAGCCCTGCAG GAGGACAGCAGAAGAACGGGTAAAATAACATCTGCTGGAATGTACTTTCTCGGTTTCCCTGTCTACCGGTTGGATCATACAGTTAATTCG ATGGCTCAAGCAAAGGATCCAGAATCTGCCTTCTTTAAAAAGCTTGATGGATTCCAGCAATGTGAAGTTACCGAGCTAAAGGCCGGTACTCATGTCTTTGCTGTCTATG GtgataacttttttaaaagcgTGGGCTACACAATTCAAGTTCTTTGTGCTGCCGCTTTtacacaagaaaaagaagacctCAGGTCTGTAGAAGCTCAGATCCTCACTAAAAGAGCGGAACTGTCAAAGTTTGAGACAGAGTACAGGGAAGTACTTGTGCAGTTCACCGATATGACCAGTAGATACGCTCAGGAAATGCAATCG ATCGATGAGCTTTTAAAGCAGAGAAATGAAATTCACTCAGCCTACACAACGATTCCGTTGATGAAGCGGAGCTCGAGCAAGAACAGGCTGAGAAAGGGCTCTTTCAAGAAGTCAGCGGCTAAGGCGCCTGCTCCAACTGAGcgggaagaagatgaagagcaagaggaagaggaagaagaagaaagcagcaGACAGAAGAACAAGAAGCCAAATACTTGTGATAAGTCCGAGAcactaaagaagaagagcaaatgGTTCAATTTACATTTGAAATTGGACAAGAAAAAACCTTGTTag